In Zingiber officinale cultivar Zhangliang chromosome 6A, Zo_v1.1, whole genome shotgun sequence, a single genomic region encodes these proteins:
- the LOC121994643 gene encoding uncharacterized protein LOC121994643, whose translation MAPPPVILPPPVFSDEEEEMEQSRPIDSSDDDDMEEFRPPPDYNEKHYRTVYKLILDEKTDALVRLAENPEGPVNLMDDPLLSVVITCQKTQIALKLIKNLSHHKLEAKNYDGDTALHVAATLDNLKVANALLNKSPSLAEKRNNKGETPLHKAALFGQQEVFRRLADKCISPPADRTYDDRTYDGATVLHYAIMGNAPRLALEIATKWPRLAIYRNYAALTPLQLLASIPEAFRSQLGFPGSRNLPSGLASKAKEISREMDFHAIVQYFKTNSRIAFPSSMARIRRLYHLKQFHLDTMELIECLAKFHGYFDFCANGHGRYYKDHGILDRKKGLKFQQRELLLAFVDKLLHLHDDTRGSEAPPVQGLLESEMSSKRNFSEPPLIIGAEMGLHEFVGKILDVCPESAMYVDTRGWNVLQAAIESGNREIVEIIRQKTEGPNPVLPSWLLSHTESRTRRTILHFASERIPPDTEDAVQLQDELRFFEKVQRMVPQELLYSRNEERKTAQEVFSENHKQMVKNCKNQLMEMGKTCAGLVAAVVFASSFSIPGEKDDKTGNPVYMNRLSFKIFSHTYVIGLSCAATSLVLFLSLVISPYKEQQFRRAIPTKYPCLSFAMALLALLVAFTCNIFLQIYGGQRTESDDLIPLILELTVFPALCLIVLYYRGATFWPAFRNIWK comes from the exons ATGGCGCCGCCACCAGTAATCCTCCCACCGCCGGTCTTCTCcgacgaagaggaggagatggAGCAGTCTAGGCCCATCGACAGTAGCGATGACGACGATATGGAGGAGTTTAGGCCGCCGCCAGACTACAACGAGAAGCACTACAGAACGGTTTACAAGCTGATCCTCGACGAGAAGACGGATGCTCTCGTGAGGCTGGCCGAGAACCCTGAGGGCCCGGTCAACCTCATGGACGATCCCCTGCTCAGCGTCGTCATTACCTGCCAGAAAACCCAGATAGCGCTTAAACTTATCAAGAATTTGTCCCACCACAAACTCGAGGCTAAAAACTACGACGGCGACACGGCGCTGCATGTAGCCGCCACCTTAGACAACCTGAAGGTGGCGAACGCATTGCTGAACAAATCCCCCAGTCTAGCGGAGAAGCGAAACAATAAGGGGGAGACGCCGCTGCACAAGGCGGCTCTCTTTGGGCAGCAGGAGGTGTTTCGGCGTCTGGCGGACAAGTGTATAAGCCCGCCGGCGGACCGGACGTACGATGACCGTACGTACGATGGAGCCACTGTGCTCCACTACGCCATCATGGGCAATGCGCCGA GGCTGGCGTTGGAGATTGCGACGAAGTGGCCGAGATTGGCAATATACCGGAATTACGCAGCGCTGACTCCATTGCAACTGCTGGCGAGCATTCCGGAGGCATTCCGCAGCCAATTG GGATTCCCCGGTTCAAGGAACCTCCCAAGTGGATTAGCAAGCAAGGCAAAAGAGATATCGAG GGAGATGGATTTCCATGCTATTGTACAATATTTTAAGACCAATTCACGAATTGCTTTTCCATCTTCTATGGCGAG gattaggagactgtaccatcTGAAACAATTTCACCTGGACACCATGGAACTCATAGAATGCCTAGCGAAGTTCCACGGATACTTCGACTTTTGCGCCAATGGACATGGCCGTTACTACAAGGACCATGGCATTCTGGACCGTAAGAAAGGGCTAAAGTTCCAGCAGCGCGAGCTCCTGCTCGCGTTCGTCGACAAGCTCCTCCACCTCCACGACGACACCCGCGGCAGCGAGGCGCCGCCGGTCCAGGGGCTTCTCGAGAGCGAGATGTCTTCGAAGCGGAACTTTTCGGAGCCGCCGCTGATCATTGGGGCGGAGATGGGCCTGCACGAGTTCGTGGGAAAGATCCTGGACGTGTGCCCGGAATCGGCGATGTACGTGGACACCCGCGGCTGGAACGTCCTCCAGGCAGCAATCGAGAGCGGCAACCGGGAGATCGTGGAGATCATCCGCCAGAAGACGGAGGGCCCTAATCCTGTCCTTCCCTCCTGGCTGCTCTCGCACACCGAGTCAAGGACGAGGAGGACCATCCTGCATTTTGCTTCGGAGAGGATTCCTCCCGATACAGAAGACGCCGTGCAGTTGCAAGACGAGCTCCGTTTTTTTGAG AAGGTGCAAAGGATGGTGCCGCAGGAGCTGCTGTACAGTCGGAACGAGGAGAGGAAGACGGCGCAAGAGGTGTTCAGTGAGAACCACAAACAGATGGTCAAGAACTGCAAGAACCAGCTGATGGAGATGGGGAAGACCTGCGCGGGGCTGGTGGCCGCGGTGGTGTTCGCATCGAGCTTCTCGATCCCCGGCGAGAAGGACGACAAGACAGGGAATCCGGTGTACATGAACAGGCTGTCCTTCAAAATCTTCTCCCACACCTACGTCATCGGCCTCTCCTGCGCCGCCACCTCGCTggtcctcttcctctccctcgtcATCTCGCCCTACAAGGAACAACAGTTCCGACGGGCCATTCCGACCAAGTACC CCTGCTTGTCCTTCGCCATGGCGCTCTTGGCGCTGCTCGTCGCCTTCACCTGCAATATCTTCCTGCAGATTTACGGCGGGCAGAGAACGGAGTCCGACGACCTGATTCCGCTCATACTGGAGCTCACCGTCTTCCCTGCCCTCTGCTTGATTGTGCTGTACTACAGGGGAGCCACCTTTTGGCCGGCGTTCAGGAATATTTGGAAGTAG